The Vicia villosa cultivar HV-30 ecotype Madison, WI unplaced genomic scaffold, Vvil1.0 ctg.000363F_1_1_3, whole genome shotgun sequence genome has a segment encoding these proteins:
- the LOC131627425 gene encoding uncharacterized protein LOC131627425, giving the protein MIKKWYEMAKICWFNRASSAPPLQFHSQVLLNTNNSRKHYAIYNMAKEKDKTPQVLKIAVSGVTELLRLFSPSQQTSILSSDIEKQNNEFTVSSVDDVLIIIKSDYDNAYFVTGNFTSSIYAENCIFEDPTIKFSGRDLYARNLKLLVPFFDSASIRLLKIEKNVESDTNFLRASWKLRTNLKLPWRPLIAIDGSTSYELDDDFKIIRHVESWNVSALEAVLQIFTFKFEKSGG; this is encoded by the exons ATGATAAAGAAGTGGTATGAAATGGCAAAAATATGCTGGTTCAACAGAGCATCCTCTGCACCACCCTTACAGTTCCACTCCCAGGTACTACTAAATACTAATAATAGCAGAAAGCATTATGCAATATATAATATGGCAAAAGAAAAAGACAAAACCCCTCAGGTATTGAAGATTGCTGTCAGTGGAGTAACTGAGCTTCTGAGGCTTTTCTCTCCTTCCCAACAAACAAG CATATTGAGCAGCGATATTGAGAAACAGAACAATGAATTCACAGTTTCAAGTGTCGATGATGTTCTAATCATCATCAAGTCTGATTATGACAATGCATATTTCGTCACAg GGAACTTCACTTCTTCAATTTATGCAGAAAACTGTATCTTTGAAGACCCAACTATTAAATTTAGTG GTAGAGACTTATACGCGCGAAACTTGAAATTACTTGTTCCCTTCTTCGACAGTGCCTCAATTAGACTACTAAAGATCGAAAAG AATGTTGAATCTGACACAAATTTTCTGCGCGCATCTTGGAAACTGAG AACCAACTTAAAGCTTCCTTGGAGGCCTCTGATTGCTATTGATGGAAGCACTTCTTATGAATTGGATGATGATTTCAAA ATCATTAGGCACGTCGAGAGTTGGAATGTTTCCGCACTCGAAGCAGTTTTGCAGATTTTCACTTTCAAGTTTGAAAAATCGGGCGGTTAA
- the LOC131627404 gene encoding uncharacterized protein LOC131627404: MKDFPSCFGENAVQVSDSSSSNSSKTAQNLVICVYQCSIRGRSCLITITWSKSLMGQGFSVGIDDSSNNQCLCKVDIKPWVFSKRKGCKSLEAYCCKIDVYWDLSSARFGVGPEPLEGFFVGVVVDKQMVLLLGDLRKEAFKKSNAVPLPLKAVFVAKKEHVFGKKLFGNKVVFCDNGKIHDLVIECDTSTAKDPCLVIRLDSKTVMQVKRLKWKFRGNYTILVDGFEVEVYWDVYNWLFGSSIGNAVFMFRTCLSHDKIWNAQPVSDANVLQWSFSQRFSESKLQQGLGFSHVLYAWKNE, encoded by the coding sequence aTGAAGGATTTCCCATCTTGTTTTGGGGAAAATGCAGTTCAGGTTTCAGATTCATCCTCTTCAAATTCAAGCAAAACTGCTCAGAATCTTGTGATTTGTGTCTACCAATGTTCAATTAGAGGTAGATCTTGCTTAATTACAATCACATGGAGTAAAAGTTTAATGGGTCAAGGGTTTAGTGTTGGGATTGATGATTCTTCAAATAATCAGTGTTTGTGTAAAGTTGATATAAAGCCTTGGGTTTTTTCCAAGAGGAAGGGTTGTAAGAGTTTGGAAGCTTATTGTTGTAAGATTGATGTGTATTGGGATCTTTCTTCAGCTAGATTTGGTGTTGGGCCTGAACCATTGGAGGGTTTTTTTGTAGGAGTAGTTGTTGATAAACAAATGGTGCTTCTTCTTGGTGATTTGAGGAAAGAAGCTTTTAAGAAATCAAATGCTGTTCCTTTACCTTTGAAAGCTGTTTTTGTTGCTAAGAAAGAACATGTTTTTGGTAAGAAGTTGTTTGGTAACAAGGTTGTGTTTTGTGATAATGGTAAAATTCATGATCTTGTCATTGAGTGTGATACTTCCACTGCTAAGGATCCTTGTCTTGTGATTCGGTTAGATAGTAAGACTGTGATGCAGGTGAAGAGGTTGAAGTGGAAGTTTAGAGGAAACTATACTATACTTGTGGATGGATTTGAAGTTGAGGTTTATTGGGATGTTTATAATTGGCTTTTTGGTAGTTCTATTGGAAATGCTGTTTTCATGTTTAGAACATGTTTGTCTCATGATAAGATTTGGAATGCTCAACCTGTTTCGGATGCGAATGTTTTGCAGTGGTCTTTCTCTCAGAGGTTTTCTGAGTCCAAATTGCAACAAGGTCTTGGTTTCTCGCATGTTTTGTATGCTTGGAAGAACGAGTAG
- the LOC131627409 gene encoding uncharacterized protein LOC131627409: protein MSNLKHQFKILSITGDLFITWNNNLIEYLTCEGLNKILEGDNTGKSTDDPDEMEKRKSKVNRIIKHHLDDGLQTKYSNAKDSKILWDKIKARFGHQKKVLLPSLMDQWNKLRFQDYKSVIAYNSAMHQIIAQLEFCGTIITEKEKLEKTFSTFHASQELLQQQYRMREFTEYSDLVAALLVAEQNNELLIKNHHSRPTGTITYPEINVPTFNRGHGGFNRLKKHGGHARFDANNGRTRFDGHSRGGYHGRNFFHGRNHFRGRGRGRGHINNYRSPRYDQNN from the coding sequence ATGTCAAATCTTAAGCATCAATTCAAAATTCTAAGCATAACCGGAGACCTCTTCATAACGTGGAACAACAATCTAATTGAGTACCTTACATGCGAGGGCCTTAACAAAATACTTGAAGGAGACAATACTGGAAAATCAACAGACGACCCAGATGAGATGGAAAAGAGAAAATCAAAAGTGAATAGAATAATCAAGCACCATCTTGATGATGGACTGCAAACAAAATATTCAAATGCTAAAGATTCCAAGATTTTGTGGGACAAAATTAAAGCAAGATTTGGACATCAGAAAAAAGTCTTGTTACCCTCATTAATGGATCAGTGGAACAAGTTAAGATTCCAAGACTACAAAAGTGTCATTGCATATAATTCTGCTATGCACCAGATTATAGCACAACTGGAATTTTGTGGCACAATCATAACTGAAAAGGAAAAGTTAGAAAAAACTTTTTCAACTTTTCATGCATCCCAGGAATTGTTGCAACAACAATACAGAATGAGGGAATTTACTGAATATTCTGATTTAGTTGCAGCTCTTCTAGTAGCAGAGCAAAACAacgaacttcttataaaaaaccaCCACTCACGACCAACAGGAACAATAACATATCCTGAAATTAATGTCCCAACATTTAATCGTGGACATGGTGGTTTTAATCGTCTCAAGAAACATGGTGGTCATGCTCGTTTTGATGCTAATAATGGTCGTACACGTTTTGATGGTCATAGTCGAGGAGGATATCATGGCCGAAATTTTTTCCACGGTCGAAACCATTTTCGTGGTAGAGGACGTGGACGAGGTCATATTAATAATTATAGATCTCCCAGATATGACCAGAATAATTAG
- the LOC131627427 gene encoding uncharacterized protein LOC131627427, protein MNVAVVNSHTVTEFVNDATDFDTFVNEWFTMIDTNGDGSLSRDQVRGGFGMFMPLGSYSHPQEEVDSMLELIFTRFDEDQNGSLDLNEFKSLMTEIMNAVARGIGGSPIIVAIEKDSLLMKAVQRELVTQSCPS, encoded by the coding sequence ATGAATGTAGCAGTTGTAAACAGCCACACCGTGACAGAATTCGTCAACGACGCAACGGATTTCGACACTTTTGTGAACGAATGGTTTACCATGATAGACACCAATGGCGACGGAAGCCTCTCGCGAGACCAAGTTCGTGGCGGATTTGGAATGTTTATGCCATTAGGTTCGTATTCACATCCACAAGAAGAGGTTGATAGTATGTTGGAGTTAATATTCACGAGATTCGACGAAGATCAAAACGGATCACTCGATTTAAACGAGTTTAAGTCGTTAATGACGGAGATTATGAATGCGGTTGCTCGTGGAATTGGTGGTTCGCCTATTATTGTTGCTATTGAAAAAGATAGCTTGCTTATGAAGGCTGTTCAAAGAGAATTGGTAACACAATCATGTCCTTCGTGA
- the LOC131627424 gene encoding zeta-carotene desaturase, chloroplastic/chromoplastic-like isoform X1 has translation MASLIHCPGFIVPTRSKRFMKTHTYKLRRLRCSLDSNVSDMSTNAPKGLFPPEPEHYRGPKLKVAIIGAGLAGMSTAVELLDQGHEVDIYESRSFIGGKVGSFVDKRGNHIEMGLHVFFGCYNNLFRLMKKVGADNNLLVKDHTHTFVNKGGQIGELDFRFPVGAPLHGIRAFLTTNQLNTYDKARNAVALALSPVVRALVDPDGALRDIRNLDSISFSDWFMSKGGTRTSITKMWDPVAYALGFIDCDNISARCMLTIFALFATKTEASLLRMLKGSPDVYLSGPIQKYITDRGGRFHLRWGCREILYDKSADGSTYVTGLSLSKATEKKIVEADAYVAACDVPGIKRLIPPEWREKELFNNIYELVGVPVVTVQLRYNGWVTELQDLELSRQLRKATGLDNLLYTPDADFSCFADLALASPEDYYIEGQGSLLQCVLTPGDPYMPLPNEEIISRVAKQVISLFPSSQGLEVTWSSVVKIGQSLYREGPGKDPFRPDQKTPVKNFFLSGSYTKQDYIDSMEGATLSGRQTSAYICDAGEELVALRKELVAQSKDDIKFTNTKDELSLV, from the exons ATGGCTTCTTTGATTCATTGTCCCGGGTTCATTGTTCCCACCCGTAGTAAACGTTTCATGAAGACCCATACCTACAAGCTTCGACGACTTCGTTGCTCTTTGGATTCTAATGTTTCCGATATGAGTACCAACG CGCCAAAAGGACTGTTTCCTCCTGAGCCTGAACATTATCGAGGACCGAAGCTAAAAGTTGCTATCATTGGAGCTGGGCTTGCAGGCATGTCAACTGCAGTGGAACTTTTGGATCAAGGCCATGAG GTGGATATATATGAGTCGAGATCTTTTATTGGTGGAAAAGTTGGTTCTTTTGTTGATAAACGTGGAAATCACATTGAAATGGGATTGCATGTTTTCTTTGGTTGCTACAACAATCTTTTCCGACTAATGAAAAAG GTGGGTGCAGATAACAATCTACTTGTGAAGGATCACACTCACACTTTTGTAAACAAAGGGGGTCAAATTGGAG AACTAGATTTTCGGTTCCCGGTTGGGGCTCCATTACACGGGATAAGAGCATTTTTGACCACAAATCAACTTAAT ACTTATGATAAGGCTAGAAATGCTGTGGCTCTTGCACTGAGTCCAGTTGTCCGAGCTCTTGTTGATCCAGATGGAGCATTGAGGGACATAAGGAATCTAGATAGT ATTAGCTTTTCAGACTGGTTTATGTCTAAGGGTGGCACGCGCACGAGTATTACAAAAATGTGGGATCCAGTTGCCTATGCCCTTGGGTTTATTGACTGTGATAATATCAGTGCACGTTGCATGCTCACCATATTTGCATTGTTTGCCACAAAGACCGAGGCTTCCCTTTTGCGGATGCTGAAGGGTTCACCAGATGTTTATTTGAGCGGACCTATCCAAAAGTACATCACAGATAGAGGTGGAAG GTTCCATCTTAGGTGGGGATGCAGAGAAATACTTTATGATAAATCTGCTGATGGGAGCACTTATGTTACAGGACTTTCCTTGTCAAAG GCTACTGAGAAGAAAATTGTGGAAGCTGATGCTTATGTTGCTG CCTGTGATGTACCTGGAATTAAAAGATTAATCCCACCAGAGTGGAGGGAAAAGGAGTTGTTCAATAACATATACGAACTTGTTGGAGTTCCTGTGGTCACAGTGCAACTCAGATACAATGGTTGGGTTACAGAATTGCAGGATCTAGAACTGTCAAG GCAACTGAGGAAAGCTACTGGGTTAGATAACCTTCTCTATACTCCTGATGCTGACTTTTCTTGCTTTGCCGACCTTGCTCTTGCATCTCCTGAAGATTATTACATTGAGGGACAAGGATCGTTACTCCA ATGTGTTCTGACGCCTGGAGATCCATACATGCCCTTGCCTAATGAAGAAATTATTTCAAGAGTAGCAAAACAG gTCATATCACTGTTCCCATCATCTCAAGGTTTAGAAGTGACTTGGTCATCTGTTGTTAAAATTGGCCAATCTCTGTACCGTGAGGGACCTGGCAAAGATCCATTTAGACCTGACCAGAAGACACCAGTGAAGAATTTCTTTCTTTCTGGTTCTTACACAAAGCAG GATTACATAGACAGCATGGAAGGCGCAACCTTATCCGGCAGGCAAACCTCAGCTTATATCTGTGACGCAGGGGAAGAATTGGTGGCATTGCGGAAGGAGCTTGTTGCACAGTCTAAAGACGACATTAAATTTACAAACACTAAAGATGAATTGAGTTTAGTATGA
- the LOC131627424 gene encoding zeta-carotene desaturase, chloroplastic/chromoplastic-like isoform X2 has protein sequence MASLIHCPGFIVPTRSKRFMKTHTYKLRRLRCSLDSNVSDMSTNAPKGLFPPEPEHYRGPKLKVAIIGAGLAGMSTAVELLDQGHEVDIYESRSFIGGKVGSFVDKRGNHIEMGLHVFFGCYNNLFRLMKKVGADNNLLVKDHTHTFVNKGGQIGELDFRFPVGAPLHGIRAFLTTNQLNTYDKARNAVALALSPVVRALVDPDGALRDIRNLDSISFSDWFMSKGGTRTSITKMWDPVAYALGFIDCDNISARCMLTIFALFATKTEASLLRMLKGSPDVYLSGPIQKYITDRGGRFHLRWGCRVVGVPVVTVQLRYNGWVTELQDLELSRQLRKATGLDNLLYTPDADFSCFADLALASPEDYYIEGQGSLLQCVLTPGDPYMPLPNEEIISRVAKQVISLFPSSQGLEVTWSSVVKIGQSLYREGPGKDPFRPDQKTPVKNFFLSGSYTKQDYIDSMEGATLSGRQTSAYICDAGEELVALRKELVAQSKDDIKFTNTKDELSLV, from the exons ATGGCTTCTTTGATTCATTGTCCCGGGTTCATTGTTCCCACCCGTAGTAAACGTTTCATGAAGACCCATACCTACAAGCTTCGACGACTTCGTTGCTCTTTGGATTCTAATGTTTCCGATATGAGTACCAACG CGCCAAAAGGACTGTTTCCTCCTGAGCCTGAACATTATCGAGGACCGAAGCTAAAAGTTGCTATCATTGGAGCTGGGCTTGCAGGCATGTCAACTGCAGTGGAACTTTTGGATCAAGGCCATGAG GTGGATATATATGAGTCGAGATCTTTTATTGGTGGAAAAGTTGGTTCTTTTGTTGATAAACGTGGAAATCACATTGAAATGGGATTGCATGTTTTCTTTGGTTGCTACAACAATCTTTTCCGACTAATGAAAAAG GTGGGTGCAGATAACAATCTACTTGTGAAGGATCACACTCACACTTTTGTAAACAAAGGGGGTCAAATTGGAG AACTAGATTTTCGGTTCCCGGTTGGGGCTCCATTACACGGGATAAGAGCATTTTTGACCACAAATCAACTTAAT ACTTATGATAAGGCTAGAAATGCTGTGGCTCTTGCACTGAGTCCAGTTGTCCGAGCTCTTGTTGATCCAGATGGAGCATTGAGGGACATAAGGAATCTAGATAGT ATTAGCTTTTCAGACTGGTTTATGTCTAAGGGTGGCACGCGCACGAGTATTACAAAAATGTGGGATCCAGTTGCCTATGCCCTTGGGTTTATTGACTGTGATAATATCAGTGCACGTTGCATGCTCACCATATTTGCATTGTTTGCCACAAAGACCGAGGCTTCCCTTTTGCGGATGCTGAAGGGTTCACCAGATGTTTATTTGAGCGGACCTATCCAAAAGTACATCACAGATAGAGGTGGAAG GTTCCATCTTAGGTGGGGATGCAGAG TTGTTGGAGTTCCTGTGGTCACAGTGCAACTCAGATACAATGGTTGGGTTACAGAATTGCAGGATCTAGAACTGTCAAG GCAACTGAGGAAAGCTACTGGGTTAGATAACCTTCTCTATACTCCTGATGCTGACTTTTCTTGCTTTGCCGACCTTGCTCTTGCATCTCCTGAAGATTATTACATTGAGGGACAAGGATCGTTACTCCA ATGTGTTCTGACGCCTGGAGATCCATACATGCCCTTGCCTAATGAAGAAATTATTTCAAGAGTAGCAAAACAG gTCATATCACTGTTCCCATCATCTCAAGGTTTAGAAGTGACTTGGTCATCTGTTGTTAAAATTGGCCAATCTCTGTACCGTGAGGGACCTGGCAAAGATCCATTTAGACCTGACCAGAAGACACCAGTGAAGAATTTCTTTCTTTCTGGTTCTTACACAAAGCAG GATTACATAGACAGCATGGAAGGCGCAACCTTATCCGGCAGGCAAACCTCAGCTTATATCTGTGACGCAGGGGAAGAATTGGTGGCATTGCGGAAGGAGCTTGTTGCACAGTCTAAAGACGACATTAAATTTACAAACACTAAAGATGAATTGAGTTTAGTATGA